One Vigna unguiculata cultivar IT97K-499-35 chromosome 11, ASM411807v1, whole genome shotgun sequence DNA window includes the following coding sequences:
- the LOC114170587 gene encoding protein PELPK1-like, protein MRKGSSLYSALLCFCLLLLANLGSVLSISQISGNEVNKDGKVVNEELGKVNVEGDDEESKFKGLFPKPIPFAKPIPKPVPLIKPIPIPFYKKPTPKPIPDIKPIPSEEAKFKGIFPKPIPIVKPVPKIIPVVKPIPILKPVPKIIPIVKPIPILKPVPKVVPIVKPIPIIKPVPKVVPIVKPIPILKPVPKPIVKPIPVLKPVPEPFVKPIPKPFAVKNPIPTIESEEFLKPKPFFKKSIPKLPFYPKFKKPFLPKLPIQKPIPSP, encoded by the exons ATGAGAAAGGGTTCTTCTCTCTACTCTGCACTCTTGTGCTTCTGCTTGTTGCTACTTGCCAACTTAGGTTCTGTTCTTTCCATATCTCAAATTTCAG GCAATGAAGTGAACAAGGATGGGAAGGTTGTGAATGAAGAATTAGGAAAAGTAAATGTAGAAGGAGACGATGAAGAATCAAAGTTCAAAGGGTTGTTTCCTAAACCAATTCCATTTGCTAAACCTATTCCAAAGCCAGTTCCTCTCATTAAACCTATTCCTATTCCATTTTACAAGAAACCTACACCAAAACCAATTCCAGATATTAAGCCAATTCCCAGTGAAGAAGCAAAATTCAAAGGTATTTTCCCAAAACCTATTCCCATAGTTAAGCCAGTACCAAAGATAATTCCTGTTGTTAAGCCAATTCCTATTCTTAAACCTGTTCCAAAGATAATTCCTATTGTTAAACCAATTCCTATTCTTAAACCTGTTCCAAAGGTAGTTCCCATTGTTAAGCCAATTCCTATTATTAAACCTGTTCCAAAGGTAGTTCCCATTGTTAAGCCAATTCCTATTCTTAAACCTGTTCCAAAGCCAATTGTTAAGCCAATTCCTGTCCTTAAACCTGTTCCGGAACCATTTGTTAAGCCAATTCCTAAACCATTTGCTGTGAAAAACCCTATTCCTACCATTGAGTCAGAGGAATTCTTAAAACCAAAGCCTTTTTTCAAGAAGTCTATTCCTAAACTACCATTTTATCCCAAATTCAAGAAACCATTTCTACCCAAATTGCCTATTCAGAAGCCAATTCCATCTCCTTAA
- the LOC114168952 gene encoding proline-rich protein 4-like isoform X2, protein MGKHSLLNAILRLGLVITFCYVVTAAATAEVSGTEVNTNGNLGSEELTKTTLNEHYEDEKFLFHHHKPLFKKPFFKPVPKPIPFVKPVYKPYPKPVPVPVYKPHPKPVPVYKPKPVPVPVYKPHPKPVPVYKPHPKPVPVPVYKPIPKPVYKPVPIYKPVPVFKPVPTPIPVIKPIPKPVPFYKPIPVFKPVPTPFPIIKPVPKPVPFVKPIPIFKPIPKPIPFFKPIPKHIP, encoded by the exons ATGGGAAAACATTCTCTGCTAAACGCAATTTTGCGTCTTGGGCTTGTTATCACCTTCTGCTATGTTGTTACTGCTGCGGCAACAGCTGAAGTTTCAG GGACTGAAGTTAACACAAATGGGAATCTTGGAAGTGAAGAGCTGACAAAAACAACCCTAAATGAACACTATGAAGACGAAAAGTTCCTTTTTCACCATCACAAACCACTCTTCAAGAAACCATTTTTTAAACCGGTTCCAAAACCAATTCCATTTGTAAAACCGGTTTACAAGCCTTACCCTAAACCAGTTCCAGTTCCGGTTTACAAGCCTCATCCTAAACCAGTTCCGGTTTACAAGCCTAAACCAGTTCCAGTTCCTGTTTACAAGCCTCATCCTAAACCAGTTCCGGTTTACAAGCCTCAT CCTAAACCAGTTCCAGTTCCGGTTTATAAGCCAATTCCAAAGCCGGTTTATAAGCCAGTTCCAATTTATAAGCCAGTTCCAGTGTTCAAACCAGTTCCAACCCCAATTCCAGTGATTAAGCCAATTCCAAAACCGGTACCTTTTTATAAGCCAATTCCTGTTTTCAAGCCAGTTCCAACACCATTTCCAATTATCAAACCTGTGCCAAAACCGGTTCCTTTTGTTAAACCTATTCCTATTTTTAAACCCATTCCTAAACCAATTCCATTTTTCAAACCTATTCCAAAACACATCCCTTGA
- the LOC114168952 gene encoding proline-rich protein 4-like isoform X1: MGKHSLLNAILRLGLVITFCYVVTAAATAEVSGTEVNTNGNLGSEELTKTTLNEHYEDEKFLFHHHKPLFKKPFFKPVPKPIPFVKPVYKPYPKPVPVPVYKPHPKPVPVYKPKPVPVPVYKPHPKPVPVYKPHPIPVYKPHPIPVYKPKPVPVPVYKPIPKPVYKPVPIYKPVPVFKPVPTPIPVIKPIPKPVPFYKPIPVFKPVPTPFPIIKPVPKPVPFVKPIPIFKPIPKPIPFFKPIPKHIP; encoded by the exons ATGGGAAAACATTCTCTGCTAAACGCAATTTTGCGTCTTGGGCTTGTTATCACCTTCTGCTATGTTGTTACTGCTGCGGCAACAGCTGAAGTTTCAG GGACTGAAGTTAACACAAATGGGAATCTTGGAAGTGAAGAGCTGACAAAAACAACCCTAAATGAACACTATGAAGACGAAAAGTTCCTTTTTCACCATCACAAACCACTCTTCAAGAAACCATTTTTTAAACCGGTTCCAAAACCAATTCCATTTGTAAAACCGGTTTACAAGCCTTACCCTAAACCAGTTCCAGTTCCGGTTTACAAGCCTCATCCTAAACCAGTTCCGGTTTACAAGCCTAAACCAGTTCCAGTTCCTGTTTACAAGCCTCATCCTAAACCAGTTCCGGTTTACAAGCCTCATCCAATTCCGGTTTACAAGCCTCATCCAATTCCGGTTTACAAGCCTAAACCAGTTCCAGTTCCGGTTTATAAGCCAATTCCAAAGCCGGTTTATAAGCCAGTTCCAATTTATAAGCCAGTTCCAGTGTTCAAACCAGTTCCAACCCCAATTCCAGTGATTAAGCCAATTCCAAAACCGGTACCTTTTTATAAGCCAATTCCTGTTTTCAAGCCAGTTCCAACACCATTTCCAATTATCAAACCTGTGCCAAAACCGGTTCCTTTTGTTAAACCTATTCCTATTTTTAAACCCATTCCTAAACCAATTCCATTTTTCAAACCTATTCCAAAACACATCCCTTGA
- the LOC114168824 gene encoding annexin D3, with the protein MASLKLPELVPSPTQDSERLRKAFQGFGTDERALILVLGHRNAQQRKEIAETYKQLYNESLIDRLHSELSGDFRNAIILWTYEPPERHARLANSALKAKRKGIKQLQVLVEITCASNPNHLVAVRQAYCSLFDSSLEEDIIANVAAPLKKLLVSLVSSYRYDKVAVNLEVAKSEASKLHEAINNKKLDDDHIVWTLSTRNLFQLRETFACYKNLYGNTLEQGIKSCGNGDLETLLQLVILCIDSPEKHFAKVIRDSIVGFGTDEDSLNRAIVTRAEVDLLKVRFEYSNMFKCSLDDDVIGDTSGDYKDFLMTLLGRGPEGE; encoded by the exons ATGGCTTCATTGAAACTGCCAGAGCTTGTTCCTTCTCCTACCCAAGACAGTGAAAGACTCAGAAAGGCTTTTCAAG GATTTGGGACAGATGAGAGAGCACTGATACTGGTATTGGGACACAGGAATGCTCAACAGAGGAAGGAAATTGCAGAAACTTATAAGCAGCTTTACAATGAATCACTCATTGATCGTCTCCATTCAGAATTGTCTGGTGATTTTAGA AATGCTATAATTCTGTGGACTTATGAGCCTCCAGAAAGGCACGCAAGACTAGCAAACAGTGCATTGAAAGCTAAGAGAAAAGGGATCAAACAGCTTCAGGTTCTGGTTGAAATAACATGTGCATCAAATCCTAACCATTTGGTGGCTGTGAGGCAGGCTTATTGCTCTCTCTTCGATTCTTCACTCGAGGAGGACATTATTGCCAATGTTGCTGCACCTCTCAAAAAG CTTTTAGTGAGCTTGGTAAGCTCATATAGATATGATAAAGTTGCTGTAAATTTGGAGGTTGCCAAGTCAGAAGCATCAAAACTGCATGAAGctatcaacaacaaaaaattggatGATGATCATATTGTGTGGACACTTAGCACCAGGAATCTTTTCCAGCTTCGGGAAACTTTTGCATGCTACAAAAACCTCTATGGGAATACATTGGAACAG GGCATAAAAAGTTGTGGTAATGGTGATTTGGAAACTCTCCTACAGCTGGTAATATTGTGTATAGATTCCCCTGAGAAACATTTTGCAAAG GTTATAAGAGATTCAATTGTTGGTTTTGGAACCGATGAAGATTCACTGAACAGAGCTATCGTAACTCGAGCCgaagttgacttgttgaaagTAAGATTTGAATATTCTAACATGTTCAAGTGCAGTCTTGATGATGATGTTATAGGGGATACCTCAGGGGACTACAAAGATTTTTTGATGACTTTGTTAGGGAGAGGTCCAGAAGGAGAGTGA